A part of Bacteroidia bacterium genomic DNA contains:
- a CDS encoding sugar transferase, whose translation MGRLSFRLRDIALALPALVFLSPVMAIIGLLLAFTQKKILFLQQRPGLNEKPFTLIKFSTLRDILPGEEEYGDIRHRLTPVGRYLRQLSLDELPQLINVLIGDMSLVGPRPLLMEYLKLYDQTEKLRHSVRPGITGWAQINGRNRISFKEIFRLDVWYVHNQSHFLDLKILWLTVLRIFSSKEIYRETSGGSSVFDGTN comes from the coding sequence ATGGGAAGGCTGTCTTTCCGCCTCCGGGACATAGCGCTGGCACTTCCGGCATTGGTTTTCCTGAGCCCGGTTATGGCAATCATAGGACTGTTGCTGGCCTTCACGCAAAAAAAAATTCTTTTTCTTCAACAAAGGCCGGGCCTGAACGAAAAACCGTTTACGCTGATCAAATTCAGCACATTGCGGGATATTCTTCCCGGGGAAGAAGAGTATGGCGATATCCGCCACCGCCTCACGCCCGTAGGGCGTTACCTGCGTCAACTTTCACTTGACGAACTTCCACAACTGATCAATGTCCTGATCGGTGATATGTCGCTGGTGGGCCCACGGCCTTTGCTGATGGAGTACCTGAAGTTATATGACCAAACTGAAAAATTGCGGCATAGCGTTCGTCCCGGTATCACCGGCTGGGCGCAAATCAATGGTCGAAACCGCATTAGTTTTAAAGAAATTTTCCGTCTGGATGTGTGGTATGTACACAATCAGTCTCATTTCCTCGACCTGAAAATACTCTGGCTTACTGTTTTGCGTATATTTAGCAGTAAGGAGATTTACCGGGAAACATCCGGGGGCTCCAGTGTATTTGATGGAACAAATTGA
- a CDS encoding tetratricopeptide repeat protein, translating to MTQKIIGFTMAILLFAAVGCTKQPAADSIEALEAKFREVTSSSNGNHDEIKQVMSDLAGAYEKYATDHPGDQNSAEYLYKAAELYETNMMNINKSMSIFDKIISEYPDTDRAADALFKKGYVLHNTLKDIDRARGVYLDFLDKYPNHELAASAKFEIENLGVDARDLLDRIQHKADSLGQVNASDE from the coding sequence ATGACTCAAAAAATTATAGGTTTTACAATGGCGATTCTGCTGTTTGCTGCAGTTGGCTGTACCAAACAACCCGCCGCAGATAGTATTGAAGCGCTGGAAGCAAAATTTCGCGAGGTTACTTCCTCCAGCAATGGCAATCATGACGAGATCAAACAGGTCATGTCTGATCTTGCAGGTGCTTATGAAAAGTACGCAACAGATCATCCTGGGGATCAAAACTCCGCTGAGTACCTCTACAAAGCCGCAGAGCTGTACGAGACAAATATGATGAACATCAATAAATCCATGTCCATCTTCGATAAGATTATCAGCGAATATCCCGATACAGACAGGGCCGCTGACGCGCTGTTTAAAAAAGGATATGTGCTTCACAATACTTTAAAGGATATTGACCGCGCAAGAGGGGTGTATCTTGACTTTCTGGACAAATACCCCAATCACGAACTCGCCGCCAGCGCTAAGTTTGAAATAGAAAACCTCGGCGTCGATGCCCGTGATTTACTGGATCGTATTCAGCATAAAGCAGATTCTCTGGGACAAGTCAATGCTTCTGATGAATAA